DNA sequence from the Plodia interpunctella isolate USDA-ARS_2022_Savannah chromosome 19, ilPloInte3.2, whole genome shotgun sequence genome:
tttttatatctcaacagaaaatgcttatcaggctgaataacttttgttaaggtgtcatttcaatatttcctatagtttaacAGTAAAATGGTACTGtctcaatatttcctatagtttaacAGTACCATTTTACTgttaaactataggaaatattgtaTACAGTTAACCAGGctttatagctatataacaaaaaacgtttcattcaaatccgtccagtacctagatccagagattagcgtgtgcaaacaaacagacagatagatttttttaaattcttattctattactcattctctatcgatctcaattttttttttcaatatcttcaatgtacagaaacacttttttttactgttttattgatttaagtGATGTATTGATTTAAGTGACCACCGCATTCTGGGGTAGTAGAAGTTCCTGACCTAGATAaaatatcagatgcctttggcgtgttgaataaaaatcggaaataaaattattgtttctgGACTATCGATATTGCAATCGGAAAGGGCCATACTAGGTATCGATAAGGAGCTAGTTTAGAGCAATACTACTAATTGATAAAAACTACCATCGATAGTTCCTATCGAACCGTGATGACGAGTAGACTATCGATAGTGCTCTGCAATATTACATAACCTATCAATCAATAGTATGCCAAACTATCGATAGCTATTGTTAATAATGCTTTTTCTCAAACTTTACAGAATAGCTATCGGTACTTTAATATTGTgcggtaggtacctaacacTAGTGTCACCTGACACACAACCACAATACCTACACACGATAAGAAAAATGTAGATAACTGAATCATTAGAAACCATATGCCCCAGGGCTCCGCTTCAGTGGGAATTTAGGGAGGGAAATCCACCAGggtaaaataatgacaaataattattatgtttggctatttatgcatttaattttataccaaaTCAAGTAgtcaattaaaacaataacattaaaacCAACCTGCAATTTCTCAAATCCTAGGTTATCCAATTTCATAATTGATTGCAAGCAATCGCACATACCTCTGGAGTTAGTCACTAcactaagtaggtacctaggtacgcTCACAAATGTTACACTCTTCACaatagatttagaaaaaagtttttaaaaaaacatttgtaaaGTGTGCGTACCATGTAGGTAGGTTCCTAtctataggtacttttaaaGATTCCTGTGCTCttaaatagtttataaaaaataaatcacttttTTATGTCTTCTAGCCAGTTAGCTACAAACATTCTTATTAcgtattctttattcaaattccaAAGTTTTCTTGTAGGCGTGTAACGACATCGCCAGCGCGCGACATAAGAGATTATAAGCCTCTTTGAAGCCCGAGAACACATAAGACACCAAATACGAAAGCCTGTTTTCTGCTCCAACTTAGCAAACAGAGAACGGTAGCCTAAAATTGGTCGAATCTTACTTGAACTGCTTAGCAAACAGCATGTCGTATGCAAATGGTATTGTTTACCGAAAAATTTGAAGCTGTTAAGAAAACAGTTCGACGAAAGTATTTAACTAAGCAACCGAATAGGGACAGTATGGCCACAAGCACAActgtttacaacaaaaaaatatttagaaactaaaaaaaacgaCTTACTTAGAAGCTTAGACAAACTTTGAACTTTGTTTAGGTCATGTAGGTAATTGTACCTGCCTATGAATTATCTCAGTAGTTGCGATCTAAAATTGCAACTAAGTACAATACAGACCTACCATCCTAGTTTTGGGGAATATTAGAATGATCTACTTACATCGAAATTACAAAATCCAAAAATAGGTTCTTTGTTTTGAGAACGACTATgacaacagacagacacgtcaAACTAACAACACATTCTGTTTGAATagagagtaaaaaaaaagtaaaactaatAACATAACTCAACTGTGGGTTTTCCCGGCCTCTTCCGCCGCCAAATatcgtcggagcccagggtcagcTTTCCTAACTTTTGACGATAACTCCTAACCATCGAAATAGTATAATGTAGATAAGACGCCTAGTATTATACCTAATCTGATGATTAACCCGCCAATCTGCAGTAGGCcagcgtggtgggtcatggcccatatTATATCCCTTATTCATCAATAAGGAAGGCCAGTACCCCAGCAATGGGGACGTTAGAGGCTGATGATACAATACATCGTCGTAACTCGATTtccaattattttacaaaaaactcGATTCAAAGTAATGATACTTAAGTATGCTATGAAATGCAACCCCAAATATTCTACTCGGTAGGTAGTCTCAAGATAGATcagccaaaaaaaaattatatacccCTTATCTCAAAGCAGTAAGTCAACATTTTGATTGGCAAACTATGACactaatgaaaaatacattttgcagTGTTCTATTGCAGACAATGGACATACAATACTCAGAAACAAGCGATCTTCAATTTACATGAACTGCTGTAACTCATTATGCTAAGGTTCAATTTTGATTGCTTAACAGGTATGTTAAAACACCCATTGGTGATGCTAGCTgaatattcaatttcaaagAATGACACATTCCTACCATGTAGAAAGGTTATATCAGGTTCTTTCGAACAAAAGTCAccttatcaaaatttattatgtcacGAAGGTTTGCATTTAGATACCACTTGGGAGGCATAGAGAAGATTGTTAAATAGTTGGTTGATCATATGGAATACAaagacaaataatatttataagaaaaaatatttttatgttcacacatataaaaatcaaactgAAACTGTGTTAGGAAACACTGTAATAGCTAGAGATCTAGTTGTGTGttacatacaattattatttattataatagaacaATATGTTTAGTATAAAATCAACTAGGTAGTTATTATTATGGCAACAcactcaaataaaaacatacagtGGAGCCACAGGTGAAAGCTAGTCATTATGTAATTCAATTCCATTcctagaattttttttttcttcacaaaATCTCAAATAGTTCTATATCAGAAACTAGAATCTGCCCAGTAGTACCCTATTGCTTAAAACCCcacaaatactaaaaaaacaaCACATGGTTATTGGACAACCCCTTATCCCAGTATGCAATATACAATACTATTGaacagtagaaaaataaaaaaacaagtttgtataaaaatttaatagaaactaattaaatactaTAAAGTATATCCTGGTAAACTAGACAAGTTTGTTCCATGAAAATCAATCATTTCATCAggattcaatttaattttctcaataatagcatgtttattaaatttcacttCATTTGTATATTCCTGCTTGATTAATCTTatcttgtttataattttgttccgGACTGTTGTCTCTAGACCTGGATCCCGCAATAAATGTGATAAGCTCAGCAAATCTTCAGGTAAAGTATCTGGAATTTCATATTCTATTTGTAGTGTATTAGTCTctgttaaattatgtttaaccTTTAATTTCTTAGGGCATATGTGACGTGTAAAATTTGGCTCCTGAGTTATTTCTGTACCATCGTCATCAAAGACAATCTTTTTGTTTAGCGCACATGTACATTTTTCACTTTCTTGGTTTTTTAACTCGCTTTGTTGTTCTGAACTATCGACGCCTAGTAAATGACCATATTTactttccattttttttattattgacttGCATTTCTTGTAAATTGACCTCAATTCTTCTAAATCAGTTTCGCTGTATTTGTCAACATTGTCAGAGTTTTCATCGCAACTTGACTTTTCTTGCCGTAAATCTTCACTTACCATATTTaggttttgtttaattttctttcttttgtgCCTTAAATTCTGTTGTAActcattttttaatagttcCATCTTCATTTCATGTCTGATAACCTTAAAATCGTTATTTTTCCTGGATGACTGTTCCAAAGGCATTTCGTTGTCTTCTTGAATAACCATAATTAAAGTTTCAGTAATTAGCAACAAAACTACTATTCTTTAACAACAACAAACATTGTAATAACTACAATAACTAacgaaaaactaaaaaaacgtGCCTACAAACAATTACCACGAAAAGCAATTTCCGCCATCTTGAATATGAGCAGAGGAAGAACGGAATGGATGACATGACATTCATTATGACTTTGACAGCTCGGCACTAGCTGTCGGCACCAGCCGGCATAGTGATGTCAGAGATGGTTTTTACCCGGGAAGTTTTTATCAGTTGTTTAACCGTACCGTTTCCTTCCAAATAGTCGTGAAGGTGGAAATTTAGTTTTTgggcttttatttatcaaattaagtTATGAAACACTTCGTAAACAGTACAATACTTACATTGtattttgacaaatttaaCAAGTGTTAACTACTTCTAGATTTTTTTGGGTGTTCTTTAATATAACAAACCATGTTTGTAAGAGAGATTTGATCCTTATGATTGACCCTatcaataaaagtaataaaaatataagttgtttcccaaaataacattatatgaGATCAATAAGGTCAAGCATACAGATCACATTTCTCTTTCAAACATAAACATGGTTAATTAAGCGAAAGGAAATCATAGAAAATCTAACCcagtagtatatttatattgccaGAATACTGTTCTTATCTGCATTCAAGTAATAAGCTAGTGTACATATATAATGTAGAggcctttttataataaaaattagataaagAATTAGCTTGTGAGAATACAGAGCACTGAaatgaaaaactaaataaaagtaaaaatatttatgagctTATATTACAGTACATATTActcttcatatttatttttcttttttttcttctttttagtTACAAGACTGCAAGTATCATCAGCATTCTCTTCAATTACATCCGTTTCTGCATTCTCTTGAATTATTTCCGTTACCAGTgacttatttttcttgttcttctttttctttttgggaatattttcttcttgaaTTTCAGTAGGATATTCAGAATTaatcttacttttttttaaaggcaCTATTTCTTCTGTAATCTCTAAAAGAACCTCTTCAGTTTCCATGTCTTCATGTTTGAATTTCCTCTTTGTCTTCTTTTcactaactaaaatattacaattgtcTGCTTCACTCCGATTATTCAAGTTTATAACTCCTTCTGATACATCGGTAATATTAGATTCTAACTCTTTcgactttttcttcttttttttaacctttCCATCATGTTCACAAGATTGTTCATTTGTTTCTCCTAATCTAAGATTTGAATTATCTGTATTTGaactataaaaagaaaattgctCATATTcagacatttttatgttttgttcagGTTCATCACAGTTTGTAGAAAATCCCAAAAAAACATACTCTGCATTTTCATCTTCATctttaatgacatttttattgaataataatgtACTCTTTGACTTAAAAGCCGCAAGTTTGCTTTTGAAATAATCTTCCATGCTACCTTTCTCTGTGAATACTTGTTCTGTCTCTTTCATGTGTTTTACATCCTTTAGAATAATTTTTTCGGTTTTCTCTTCACTCTTCAGGCTCTTTTTGCCAAAAATGTTAGCCAAATCCTTTTCACTGTAGCGGGTAAGATCTTTGCCTCGTGTAAACTTGTGATAGTGGACCCTTGCTTTACTTTTCTTTGATTTCACTTCTAATGATATACCACTATGTAGTTTTTCTACACTTGCATCATCTGAAATTATAAGGATTTTTACTATgtttataggtacatactcAATTGAGTATTACACTCAATAGTATAATAAAGCTCAAGAGCTTGAACATGCTTGTCTCTGaaactatatatttcaatCAGTGCAGCCACATCATTAATGAAGGCTGGCTGAATTCAGAATATTGAAACCATCATTAAAGCAAACCTGCAGAGAAGTTTACAAATCAACCCAAATAGagctatttcaaaaaaaactatttatgacctgtgtttttaaatcaaagtaaaattgaAAGCAAGGATTTTCAATTTctattattgattattatatttatgatttaactTTCAATAAGTGAAAAAACAACTTGCAGGTCTTATTatggtattttaaattgaaattatatcaaGTCAAAACGAGGTATTTAGTGATTTTAAgctattttgtttcattaacaaatgttaaaagtttgtgtgaaaaaaGCCAAGGTAACAACTTACCGTTGGATAAATTCGCTAACAAAGCATTGAAATCGTCTTCGTGCTTAGTCCACTGATCGTTTTTATCCTCAAAACCAAGTCCTTTCTCATCGTTCTTGTACCTGGCCACAACATGCTCCACAATACCATTTTCATTAGCACCTAACCCCTTGCCAGTGGTCCACCCCATCTTTTCCAACATTCGCTGGCCGAACTTACTGCTATCATTGCTCCATGCATTATTTTTCGCACGCagattaattactttttgtttccGACGAGGTCCCGCTAACATAgacatgattttaattttaaaataaatattcacagATCACATTGCAAACAACGTGGACGTATTGTCAAGTCAAAGTGACAAACAAAATGGCCGATTTCTATTTGACATTAGTGAAACACAAGCAGGCAATTGCGCAAACTATATACACTGAAGTTCGTCCGTTTGTGTCGCAACAAGATCGTTGATTGGTCGGATCTTTTGGTGTGGTTAGGTTGGTACAAAGgttggtacagtcaacagcacatcaagttaccctgaaCATCTatagcgcggtaatagcggcgagttcgcaatgaattttggtaggttgatgtgctattGACGCACGCGTTCcgttccgtttttaccttGTTTTTACCATTGAAATCGGATAATGTGATAATTTTTGccatttaagtttttatgtcTACTCGACTGCGCGACCCAAAAAGAGATTTATGAATGCGTAAAGCTTCGTATGGGCTTTGTTTAGGTACTTTtcgaaattatatataagaacAATATTAGTCCTTAGatcatttgtattatttcaggAATTCTTTATGGAATTTGTTTGTTCCAACCAACATGTCCTAAAAGAATTACTGCctgaaaacaaaacttttaaaaatatttcgattgCAAAAGAAAGTCGCGAACGATCTGTAAGGATTTTGTCCAAAAGCAACTATTGTGTAATtatggtatatatttattaaacgaattatatattattataatattaaagaatttACATGCATGAATATTAAAACCGGTCATATAACACTGGCTGTATGGCCAGGTGCAAACTTGATGGACCTGTTTGCCAGAAAGTAAAAGTTGGTAGAAAATCATATTGAAAACGATTTTCTCCAAAACATCTGGGGATATCCTTATACTTTGATTAGGTAAACCTAATCCGCCCGCGGTTCCGCCCGTTTGAATTTctcacgggagcagttatttatGTGGTTGAGTAGATTAAACACTAACTAGGTAACACTAACATAAAGTAACAttcgcattttataatattagttacgaaGTTAGAATTAGGTTAGTCAACATacgatcacaatcataacaatATTCACTAGACGTCTGTATGTAGTCGTAAGAGTCATGTcacagatgcctttaggcgacttaaagAAAATCTGTTTGCGTTTTGCAAGTAAAATACctatcttttatctttttatctgACACCATGCTTGcattcgcaaaaaaaaaacttacatcaCCCACAGAAGTTAAAAGTTCTGTGACATGACCATTATGACGAGAATAGGACCTACAAGGAAAAATAGTCTTATGtcctctaaaaataaaattataagacaGCCCTGTCTTCACGCTCAGGAAGGCTATCTAGCAAAAAAGCCACAGCCACTTTTCCCACAACAAGGATGGCGTTTCCCACTGAAGAACTAGTCAAGTCATAAGACAACCAGTTATTGAAGAAAGCTGACAGGTTCATTATGAAAACGGAGTCTCTCCAACCGTACAATGAATGGTACATGAACGTACCCAACAAAATTCTTAGCAAAGGGATGAAATCACAACCtactaagtataattaatgtaatatccACATACTTACCTAGGCTCCAGAGGCATACTAACTGACGGGAGGATATTCCTtatttacctaattatttCCTTTGGGCTCaggcatttatttatatattcgcACAAATTTACAgctatttttaacaaattaaaaaacattttgataagTAACTATAAAGCCTTAAAACAAGCTTTCACGATGAAATATCGTAAGCATGGGTTTAGTTTCCTCGTAGGTACTTGTAGGTTTTTGAAAGAACTTGAAATTTTTTCAAAGTAGGTATCTTTTCATTTCCATTTCGTCAAATAAAGCGAATGTGTAAGTTCCATAGTTGAGTcagaattagtaggtacattcCTCCCCTCCCCCCAGGCCCTGAGCCGGGCCCCGAGTTAGCTAGTCAAAGTGGTCATTTTGTAGATTCAGTTCCTATTTCTAGATGAAAACGGGAAGTGTTTGCGACTGGCCTATATTAGTCTGATACCAAGTAattgcaaatataattttgttggcTAGGTACATACCGACCACATGGTCGGTGTAATATtagattttacttaaaatatacctaatctaaaattttaaatttcacgcTTGATTatgtgtttaatattttattttttgtctcctAAATAGTTATTAAAGATGTAGGTAGGAATCTATGGATTCTAAACCTATATTAAAAACAGGATTATATTCAAGTATAGTTAgctgggagagaatgcttttagtaggtaagtactgcaagtacctacctattaaaCACCTAACCTCTATCAGTGCTATCAGTTCAGTTTCATTTTTACttgtaacaataaagtttacctaaaaaataaacaacaatagaaacattgaaattagtaggtaataaTTTAAGGAGTAGGTAGTACCTAATGTTAGGAACATTTTATGGAATAATGACCTCAAACATCGTTttgacaacaacaacaacagaaTTATGGtggaataaataatcttacatacatatatacatatatgaagCCTGTAAGCATAACAATCATTTTTTGGACAATCACAGAagacatataatatttctgtaaCCATGGGAAATTACTGCTAATAGGTATTTGttgcatattttatcatataaacAGTAATTTCCCATGgttcaaatttttgttttaggatTCTACCTAGCACTACCCAGCTACACTATGCATACCACTCAGTGTGAATGACTAATCGCCTAGGTGcaacaaaaatcattttagAAGAAGAGGATGCAGAAAACGAACTGTTTCCAAATTCAGCTTCAATTAGATTCTCTGATTGCTTTGAAAGTTAAGaatgtatgtacgtatgtaatgtataggtatcataaaatttaacaaaagagaaattttgaagaaagttattgttttGGTATGTATTTCTACatatcaacttttattttatgaacaacAGCTCTATCAAATATCACCTTGGGACGATAGTTACATCATTGATCAATAATAAAGGAGTTCgtctaaaattatacattgttAACTTATTTAAAGCGGAAATCGTATGGTCAAAGAACCTGTCGTTATACGACGTGGGAACGCCGAAGAGTGACTCACGCACAATCCATGCATTTTTAGTTGGTTGCATTGGTCTGTGGTTGCATGCCTTACGAAATTTTATGCCCATGCCCATTCACCGACGGAATTAAAAACAGCTCCTTGATATTTCTCAGTAAAACAATATAGAAAAGAACgaattcataattaaaagGAGTTAACGGTGTATCTTGGAGACTGAGCGCTAAGCCCGAGGccaccaaaaaaaaaagaaaatttcgaCCTGGCCACTTTGCTGTCGACAGCTGCTGCGAATTGGCGCGAAACAGGTTTTGGCGGGAATAGTGACGTCATCTGTCATGTGCCTCCTCCGAATTTGGATGTTCGTGCAAAAAATGGGTCTTTCATCGCGGATCCATTCGACTTTACGGctctttattattaagttaattCTTTGTTCGTTATTGTTATTAACGCAACAGGTGATACTGAACATGGTGCTTTCAATGCTtttgaaaatagtatttacataacatatttttattcatagatAAGATAAATGGCAcagttgataaaaaaatagtaattttggaGCAACAGCTTACAGAAAATGGGCTTTGTGAAACAATATATTGCTTTTGGATAAGCCTGGCATGCCAGCATGGACACACATAATATAACTAAGCTTTGTATGCTCTGCAACAAACTACATTTCAAGGTACCTGCCGTGCACCAAAGAATTTCATCATATTATTGGAGATATGGCCATTCTTTCTAAccttgtatttgtatttgaatattgaaagtgaTATAATTTCGATTAATATCATTAGCagctttattttgaaaatagtattttagttgtagaattatagaatataattgCAGTTAGgagtagaaattaatttgcAGAAAATGTCGTATTTCGTAGTGGTAGAAAGTACAAGACAAAATTAGACATCTTCAACTTTATGACAAAGATGATTTCACAAACTTACATTTACCTACATGATTGCTTAGCATTTTATCAATAAGCGTTTAACTTCTTAAAAGTCCTACGACTGGTAGAGAAAGTAAGAATGTTTAAAACTTTAGActttttaagttataaaattgttaaaattgtacAGAATCTCAATTTTGAATGACTTGATGCACGTAGAGCATTCATGGAATGCCTTGGTAGTAATAAATTTGGCAGCAGATTATGTCAAATTTAGTAATTTAGCTGCCACTTTAAATCACCTAAATGATTGGGAAGTCATTGCACTTATTCATAGGTAGGTATGCAACAAACGTGTTTCGCCTCTCCGATACTCGTCGGCTTACCTGCGATTGAGAGTCGCTCCGGACGTGATTCAAATTATTCACTAATCCGTTCTCAGTTGCCATTGGATCCATCCTTGCAAAGTCATCATCCGAATACACACAATCCAGTACACTCACGTTTCACAGCACATTTCACTTTAAACACTTTGAAAGTCATATACAACCCTAGAAACACATCTACTTATTGCCACAAGTCCGATCCTA
Encoded proteins:
- the LOC128678162 gene encoding PIN2/TERF1-interacting telomerase inhibitor 1, with product MSMLAGPRRKQKVINLRAKNNAWSNDSSKFGQRMLEKMGWTTGKGLGANENGIVEHVVARYKNDEKGLGFEDKNDQWTKHEDDFNALLANLSNDDASVEKLHSGISLEVKSKKSKARVHYHKFTRGKDLTRYSEKDLANIFGKKSLKSEEKTEKIILKDVKHMKETEQVFTEKGSMEDYFKSKLAAFKSKSTLLFNKNVIKDEDENAEYVFLGFSTNCDEPEQNIKMSEYEQFSFYSSNTDNSNLRLGETNEQSCEHDGKVKKKKKKSKELESNITDVSEGVINLNNRSEADNCNILVSEKKTKRKFKHEDMETEEVLLEITEEIVPLKKSKINSEYPTEIQEENIPKKKKKNKKNKSLVTEIIQENAETDVIEENADDTCSLVTKKKKKKKNKYEE
- the LOC128678165 gene encoding uncharacterized protein LOC128678165 — translated: MVIQEDNEMPLEQSSRKNNDFKVIRHEMKMELLKNELQQNLRHKRKKIKQNLNMVSEDLRQEKSSCDENSDNVDKYSETDLEELRSIYKKCKSIIKKMESKYGHLLGVDSSEQQSELKNQESEKCTCALNKKIVFDDDGTEITQEPNFTRHICPKKLKVKHNLTETNTLQIEYEIPDTLPEDLLSLSHLLRDPGLETTVRNKIINKIRLIKQEYTNEVKFNKHAIIEKIKLNPDEMIDFHGTNLSSLPGYTL